A region from the Nesterenkonia lacusekhoensis genome encodes:
- a CDS encoding TIGR01777 family oxidoreductase produces the protein MPVFEHQSHLPFSREDVFAWYSRPGALVRLHPPFAGEVKQEPSHGLEEDSRSTLGINLPGIWGTSLTALSGLIGSQLSVPLRTQLTWHARHTDFSPGRGFSDDMVSGPAAQWFHERQFSDEGDGTLLSEQVHYELPLPRRTPSAVSAAVTSRFEAELRRIFDYRARQTVEELAFHQSHGTLVSSGSAAGAQLVPPVRVAAVSGASGLVGRQVCALLGGAGIEVRPMVRGSSAGVQSSAGAQDQRVIEWDPAAQELDPDDFADVDAVIHLAGHPLAGRFTDKHKHQVRSSRVQGTDLIARALAHAESLDSRGRVLVSGSAVGFYGARPADRTHQQQLLTEDLPAGTDFLADVCREWEQATAPAHRAGVRVATVRTGIVQSPAGGVLQQMLPLFAVGMGGPLGDDQWQSWISIDDIASLIVHAALEPSVEGPVNGVAPEPVIAGEYARTLGDVLHRPSAIPVPAFGPTLLLGRQGARELAMADQRASAEHARSTGYGFRHTTLAAALRHVLGR, from the coding sequence ATGCCGGTCTTCGAACACCAGTCCCACCTCCCGTTCTCCCGAGAGGATGTCTTCGCCTGGTACTCCCGTCCTGGGGCGCTGGTCCGGCTTCATCCGCCGTTCGCCGGAGAGGTGAAGCAGGAGCCCTCTCACGGTCTTGAAGAGGATTCCCGGTCCACATTGGGCATCAACCTGCCAGGAATCTGGGGGACCAGCCTGACGGCACTCTCAGGTCTGATCGGATCACAGCTCAGCGTGCCGCTGCGCACCCAACTGACCTGGCATGCCCGGCATACGGACTTCTCGCCCGGGCGGGGCTTCTCCGACGATATGGTCTCGGGGCCGGCCGCCCAGTGGTTCCACGAGCGCCAGTTCTCCGATGAGGGCGATGGGACGCTACTGTCCGAGCAGGTCCACTATGAGCTTCCGCTTCCGCGGCGGACGCCGTCAGCGGTCTCAGCCGCAGTGACCTCGCGGTTCGAGGCCGAGCTGCGCCGGATCTTCGACTACCGTGCACGCCAGACCGTGGAAGAGCTGGCCTTCCACCAGAGCCACGGCACACTGGTCTCATCCGGCTCAGCCGCTGGTGCGCAGCTGGTGCCGCCGGTGCGTGTGGCAGCGGTCAGCGGCGCCTCAGGGCTGGTCGGCAGGCAGGTATGTGCGCTGCTGGGTGGCGCGGGGATCGAGGTCCGCCCGATGGTCCGTGGCTCTTCTGCAGGCGTGCAGTCCTCTGCAGGCGCGCAGGATCAGCGCGTCATCGAGTGGGACCCTGCCGCGCAGGAGCTGGACCCGGACGACTTCGCCGACGTCGACGCTGTCATCCATCTGGCCGGTCACCCGCTGGCGGGACGGTTCACTGACAAGCATAAGCACCAGGTCAGATCGTCCCGTGTCCAGGGCACGGATCTCATCGCACGGGCGCTGGCGCATGCTGAATCCCTGGACAGCCGCGGGCGCGTGCTGGTCAGCGGGTCAGCGGTAGGGTTCTACGGTGCCAGGCCGGCGGACCGGACTCATCAGCAACAGCTGCTGACAGAGGACCTGCCCGCCGGCACCGACTTTCTGGCCGACGTCTGCCGGGAATGGGAACAGGCCACAGCCCCGGCGCACCGGGCCGGAGTGCGCGTGGCCACCGTCCGCACCGGCATCGTGCAGTCGCCGGCCGGAGGGGTTCTGCAGCAGATGCTGCCGCTGTTCGCCGTCGGGATGGGTGGCCCGCTCGGTGATGACCAGTGGCAGAGCTGGATCAGCATCGATGACATCGCGTCGCTGATCGTCCACGCGGCTCTCGAGCCATCGGTGGAGGGCCCGGTCAACGGGGTGGCGCCTGAACCGGTGATCGCCGGCGAGTACGCCAGGACGCTGGGCGATGTTCTGCACCGGCCCTCGGCCATTCCCGTGCCTGCCTTCGGCCCCACACTGCTGCTCGGCCGGCAGGGCGCCAGAGAATTGGCTATGGCCGATCAGCGCGCCAGTGCTGAGCATGCCCGCAGCACCGGCTACGGATTCCGCCACACCACGTTGGCAGCTGCGCTGCGTCACGTCCTTGGGAGATGA
- a CDS encoding trimeric intracellular cation channel family protein, with protein MSVETMVLALELVGTFAFAVSGALLAVKKGFDIVGSLLLASLAGLGGGGVIRDVMLAQGVPTAFGAPLYLIPVALAALLVFLRLIREDRLRRTLLAFDAVGLSLFCVMGSFIAYETGLNPVACVLLGATTAVGGGALRDVVANEVPQIFNPDGVYAAPAFLGAAATTTALELGIFNAFAAVGIAAGIFVIRFLALKFRWRVPLAVFRPGTIR; from the coding sequence GTGTCAGTTGAGACGATGGTGCTCGCCCTGGAACTGGTGGGGACCTTCGCCTTTGCCGTCTCCGGGGCGCTGCTGGCGGTGAAGAAGGGGTTCGACATCGTCGGGTCCCTGCTGCTGGCCAGCCTGGCCGGACTGGGGGGGGGTGGTGTGATCCGTGACGTGATGCTCGCCCAGGGTGTCCCCACCGCGTTCGGCGCCCCGCTGTACCTGATCCCGGTGGCCCTGGCGGCTCTGCTGGTCTTCCTGCGGCTGATCCGGGAGGACAGGCTGCGCCGCACCCTGCTGGCCTTCGACGCCGTCGGGCTCTCCCTGTTCTGCGTGATGGGTTCCTTCATCGCCTATGAGACGGGGCTGAACCCGGTGGCCTGCGTGCTGTTGGGCGCGACCACTGCGGTGGGTGGCGGTGCGCTGCGCGATGTGGTGGCCAATGAGGTGCCACAGATCTTCAATCCCGACGGCGTCTACGCAGCACCGGCGTTCCTGGGCGCGGCCGCGACCACGACGGCATTGGAGCTCGGCATCTTCAACGCCTTCGCCGCGGTGGGCATTGCGGCTGGAATATTCGTGATCAGGTTCCTGGCGCTGAAGTTCCGTTGGCGTGTGCCACTGGCCGTGTTCCGGCCCGGCACTATCCGGTAG
- a CDS encoding IS30 family transposase translates to MGIGPRQKRAREYRGQIVSPGRPTVAWREDRVRFWQAIAAGAKTREAGEAAGVSEPVAHRWFRHAGGVNPHLASTVSGRYISSSEREDIALWRAQDSGVREIARRLGRSPSTISRELRRNASTRTYQLEYKASIAQWHAERRARRPKTAKMVTNDRLRQYVQDKLSGEIITAEGEVVGPEGPAWDGKNKPHRGDREWVTAWSPQQIAKRLPLEFPDDPTMRISHEAIYQALYVESRGGLARKQSWHLRRGRTKRMPRARTRQEAWAHVTAETVLQKRPKEVEDRKIAGHWEGDLIIGLKRSAVATLIERTTRYAILVHLPRQAGYGQIRPTKNGPALAGYGALTMKDALAKSITHLPEQLRRSLTWDRGKELSAHALLTKETGLPVYFADAKSPWQRGSNEHLNGLLRQYFPKGTDLSRWNATEIAAIATAMNNRPRGILGWRTPAEAFADQLRSVQQHTVATTS, encoded by the coding sequence ATGGGCATTGGCCCAAGGCAGAAGAGGGCAAGGGAATATCGCGGTCAGATCGTCTCTCCTGGGCGCCCAACGGTGGCTTGGCGCGAGGACCGTGTGCGGTTCTGGCAGGCCATCGCTGCAGGAGCTAAGACCCGAGAGGCCGGTGAAGCCGCCGGTGTCTCCGAGCCTGTAGCTCACCGTTGGTTCCGACATGCTGGTGGCGTGAATCCACACTTGGCCTCGACTGTTTCCGGACGGTATATCTCCTCCTCTGAACGGGAGGACATCGCTTTATGGCGAGCCCAAGACAGCGGGGTCCGTGAGATCGCCCGTCGGCTGGGGCGTAGCCCATCGACGATCTCACGGGAGCTACGGCGTAACGCCTCGACCAGGACCTATCAGCTGGAGTACAAGGCCTCGATTGCTCAGTGGCATGCTGAGCGGCGCGCCCGCCGTCCGAAGACCGCGAAGATGGTCACCAACGACCGGCTGCGCCAGTACGTCCAAGACAAGCTCAGCGGTGAGATCATCACCGCCGAAGGTGAAGTTGTCGGCCCCGAGGGCCCGGCCTGGGATGGAAAGAACAAGCCCCACCGTGGGGACCGTGAATGGGTCACCGCCTGGAGTCCGCAGCAGATTGCCAAGCGGCTGCCACTGGAGTTCCCCGATGACCCGACCATGAGGATCTCTCATGAGGCGATCTATCAGGCCCTCTACGTCGAATCCCGCGGCGGGCTTGCCCGGAAGCAGTCCTGGCACCTGCGCCGAGGTCGCACCAAGCGAATGCCCCGGGCCCGCACACGGCAGGAAGCCTGGGCTCATGTCACTGCCGAGACCGTGCTGCAGAAACGCCCCAAGGAGGTCGAGGACCGCAAGATCGCCGGCCACTGGGAAGGTGACCTGATCATCGGACTGAAGCGTTCGGCCGTGGCCACGTTGATCGAGCGCACCACCCGCTACGCGATACTGGTCCACCTGCCCCGCCAGGCCGGGTACGGGCAAATTCGACCAACGAAGAACGGCCCGGCACTGGCGGGGTATGGGGCGTTGACCATGAAAGACGCTCTGGCGAAGTCGATCACCCATCTGCCTGAGCAGCTGCGCCGTTCTTTGACCTGGGACCGCGGCAAAGAGCTCTCGGCACATGCGCTGCTGACGAAAGAGACTGGGCTGCCGGTGTACTTCGCTGACGCGAAGAGTCCCTGGCAGCGTGGCTCCAACGAGCACCTCAATGGTCTGCTTCGGCAATACTTCCCGAAAGGCACTGACCTCTCCAGGTGGAACGCCACCGAAATCGCAGCTATCGCCACCGCCATGAACAACCGGCCACGCGGGATCTTGGGGTGGCGCACTCCCGCCGAGGCGTTCGCCGATCAACTACGCTCAGTCCAACAACACACTGTTGCGACGACCAGTTGA
- a CDS encoding FAD-dependent oxidoreductase, which translates to MLRRPLEYGAGAGITGLTTAVLLARAGKNVAVLEARSIGAAATGNTTAKVSLLQGTVLSDIRRHQGDDTLQAYVDGNREAQAWLLHYLDHRGVDCQRRTAYTYATTAEGRSALEEELQACRAAGVEAQWTEETELPFPVTGALMLEDQAQIHPMALLQALVDELYERGGVVREGTRVTGVTGTDRRDIPLTVETTAGRLRADQLVLATGAPILDRGGYFAKLTAHRSYALSFRLPAESRGQSPKGMYLSADSPSRTTRTVPLPEGTDAGEELLLVGGSDHVVGRAQSHGYSSHQAAVDELEAWTQEHFPGAQRTHAWAAQDYRAGTAVPFMGALPRGGGDIYVATGFNKWGMTNGVAAALALSSELLHQDLGSGGTMPWAQTLMDTSLTGATLLTGLKDNLEVGAHLLGDWAQAQLHSLPQDPPAEGEGVVGRKDGRPVAVSTVDGETCELSAVCPHMGGILTWNDAERSWDCPLHASRFSHDGALLEGPAVGDLKPPR; encoded by the coding sequence GTGTTGCGACGACCACTTGAATACGGCGCCGGTGCCGGCATCACGGGACTCACCACCGCGGTGCTGCTGGCCCGCGCCGGCAAGAATGTCGCTGTCCTCGAGGCCCGCAGCATCGGCGCGGCGGCCACCGGCAACACCACCGCCAAGGTCTCGCTGCTGCAGGGCACAGTGCTCTCCGACATCCGCCGCCACCAGGGCGATGACACGCTGCAGGCCTATGTGGACGGCAACCGGGAGGCCCAGGCCTGGCTGCTGCACTACCTGGACCACCGCGGGGTGGACTGTCAGCGCCGCACCGCCTACACCTACGCCACCACCGCGGAGGGCCGCTCCGCGCTGGAGGAGGAGCTACAGGCCTGCCGAGCCGCCGGCGTCGAGGCTCAGTGGACGGAGGAGACGGAACTCCCCTTCCCCGTCACCGGGGCACTGATGCTGGAGGACCAGGCCCAGATCCACCCGATGGCGCTGCTGCAGGCCCTGGTGGATGAGCTCTACGAACGCGGCGGCGTGGTGCGGGAAGGCACCCGGGTCACCGGCGTCACCGGAACCGACCGCCGCGACATCCCGCTCACTGTGGAGACCACGGCAGGCAGGCTGCGCGCCGATCAGCTGGTCCTCGCCACCGGAGCGCCTATCCTGGACCGCGGCGGGTACTTCGCCAAGCTCACAGCCCACCGCTCCTATGCGCTGAGCTTCCGGCTCCCCGCCGAGTCCAGGGGACAGAGCCCGAAGGGCATGTATCTGAGCGCCGACTCTCCCAGCCGCACCACCCGCACCGTCCCGCTGCCCGAGGGCACCGACGCCGGCGAGGAGCTGCTGCTGGTCGGCGGCAGCGATCACGTCGTGGGCAGGGCCCAGTCTCACGGCTACTCCTCACATCAGGCGGCCGTCGACGAGCTGGAGGCCTGGACCCAGGAGCACTTCCCCGGTGCCCAGCGCACCCATGCCTGGGCGGCCCAGGACTACCGGGCGGGCACCGCCGTGCCGTTCATGGGGGCTCTGCCCCGCGGCGGCGGAGACATCTACGTGGCCACCGGGTTCAACAAATGGGGCATGACCAACGGGGTGGCCGCCGCCCTGGCGCTCTCCTCAGAGCTCCTGCACCAGGACCTGGGCAGCGGCGGCACCATGCCCTGGGCGCAGACCCTGATGGACACCTCGCTCACCGGCGCCACGCTGCTGACCGGGCTCAAGGACAACCTGGAGGTCGGGGCCCATCTGCTCGGCGACTGGGCCCAGGCGCAGCTGCACAGTCTGCCCCAGGATCCTCCTGCCGAGGGCGAGGGCGTGGTCGGCCGCAAGGACGGCAGGCCGGTGGCGGTCTCCACAGTGGATGGAGAGACCTGCGAGCTCTCTGCGGTGTGCCCGCATATGGGCGGGATCCTCACCTGGAACGACGCCGAACGGTCCTGGGACTGCCCGCTGCACGCCTCCCGCTTCAGCCACGACGGCGCCCTGCTGGAAGGCCCGGCGGTGGGCGATCTGAAGCCGCCGCGCTGA